A stretch of Candidatus Nanogingivalaceae bacterium DNA encodes these proteins:
- the frr gene encoding ribosome recycling factor, giving the protein MFDTDEFKLKMTEAVEHFKGEMKKVRTGRAHPSMLDGVSVEVYGAKMPLNQVSNMTAPEAGMILITPFDANNISAISAAIRNDQSLGFNPSDDGRVVRVPVPPLTEERRKQIVKQTSEKVEGAKITLRNIRQDALKHAKKLKDEKSLTEDDLKRIEKEIDAEIKEFSTQIDAIFKEKEKEILTI; this is encoded by the coding sequence ATGTTTGATACAGATGAATTTAAATTAAAAATGACCGAGGCCGTCGAGCATTTCAAAGGTGAAATGAAAAAAGTTCGAACTGGCCGTGCGCATCCTTCAATGCTTGACGGGGTGTCGGTTGAAGTTTATGGCGCAAAAATGCCATTGAACCAAGTTTCGAATATGACTGCACCAGAGGCGGGAATGATTTTGATCACACCTTTTGATGCAAATAATATTTCAGCAATTTCGGCAGCAATCCGCAACGATCAAAGCCTTGGTTTTAACCCAAGTGATGATGGTCGCGTTGTTCGTGTGCCAGTTCCACCATTAACAGAGGAGCGCCGCAAACAAATCGTAAAACAAACTTCTGAAAAAGTTGAAGGTGCAAAAATTACGCTTCGAAACATTCGTCAAGATGCTTTAAAACACGCCAAAAAACTTAAAGATGAAAAATCTTTAACAGAAGACGATTTAAAGCGAATTGAAAAAGAAATTGACGCTGAAATTAAAGAGTTTAGCACACAAATCGACGCAATTTTTAAAGAAAAAGAGAAAGAAATTCTCACAATTTAA
- the xseB gene encoding exodeoxyribonuclease VII small subunit has translation MSIKISQKIKEIDEILADIESGAIPLEETVEKYKEAISKAEALESELNSLENEIEVLSKNFAQE, from the coding sequence ATGTCAATCAAAATTAGTCAAAAAATAAAAGAAATCGACGAGATTCTAGCTGATATTGAAAGTGGAGCGATTCCTCTTGAAGAAACTGTCGAAAAATATAAAGAGGCGATTTCGAAAGCTGAGGCGCTTGAGAGTGAGTTGAATTCGCTCGAAAATGAAATTGAAGTTTTGAGTAAAAATTTTGCACAAGAATAG
- a CDS encoding insulinase family protein gives MRHTVEEVRLKNGVRGLLVNVPDATVMSFQFQFRAGSRFTKSPEIYETAHIMEHMAFGANARFASEHEFEAEFTKNGAYHNASTSDMSMNYVADCADFEWDRIFELQLLSISQPRFNEFEFKAEKGNVRNELTGYLNNNARLLWPKIQQEFGEKVLTYEERLKTIDNITLDDIREHHKRTHTTDNLRFVIAGKITPTRRSKILEGFENLQLERGERFEIITDPTKKPQAPIFIHRPDLKNISFGISLLLPRKLTTSEMDAMHALNHILTGTMHARILGQARKRGLTYGVYSGASRGPKDSSWDFEGQTNYSTAKELFELIVLELKKVLNEEITEKELEAMKSYSLGSFQMGGQTVASTAGFYASRYFWDGYVRDYKAQPKFIKQISREQIFKVAKEFIDANTWILGAVSGGEESQIQELNQEFSKLFEK, from the coding sequence ATGCGCCACACCGTTGAAGAAGTACGCCTGAAAAATGGCGTACGCGGTCTTCTTGTGAATGTTCCAGATGCGACGGTGATGAGTTTTCAGTTTCAGTTTCGAGCAGGTTCTCGATTTACTAAAAGTCCAGAAATTTATGAAACTGCGCACATTATGGAGCATATGGCTTTTGGTGCAAATGCAAGGTTTGCCAGTGAACATGAATTTGAGGCCGAATTTACTAAAAATGGCGCTTATCACAACGCTTCAACATCTGATATGAGTATGAATTATGTTGCGGATTGTGCCGATTTTGAGTGGGACCGAATTTTTGAATTACAACTTCTTTCAATTAGTCAACCAAGATTTAACGAGTTTGAATTTAAAGCAGAAAAGGGTAATGTTCGAAACGAATTGACCGGCTATTTGAACAATAACGCACGTCTTCTTTGGCCAAAAATTCAGCAAGAATTTGGTGAAAAAGTTCTAACTTATGAAGAGCGTTTAAAAACTATCGATAACATCACACTTGATGATATTCGTGAACATCATAAACGAACGCACACTACTGATAATTTACGGTTTGTTATTGCTGGAAAAATCACACCAACTCGTAGAAGTAAAATTCTCGAAGGTTTCGAAAATCTTCAACTTGAAAGAGGCGAGCGTTTCGAAATTATCACCGACCCAACTAAAAAACCACAAGCGCCGATTTTTATTCATCGACCAGATTTGAAGAACATTAGTTTTGGGATTTCACTATTGTTGCCACGCAAGCTAACTACGTCTGAGATGGATGCAATGCATGCGTTAAACCACATTTTAACTGGAACAATGCACGCGCGTATTCTTGGGCAAGCTCGTAAGCGAGGATTAACTTATGGCGTTTATTCTGGCGCTTCTCGTGGACCAAAAGATTCTTCTTGGGATTTTGAGGGCCAAACAAACTATAGCACAGCAAAAGAGCTTTTTGAGCTAATTGTATTGGAGCTTAAAAAGGTTTTGAATGAAGAAATCACCGAAAAAGAGCTTGAAGCTATGAAGAGCTATTCACTTGGTTCGTTCCAGATGGGTGGCCAAACCGTTGCTTCAACGGCAGGATTTTATGCCTCAAGATATTTTTGGGATGGATATGTTCGTGATTATAAAGCTCAGCCAAAGTTTATTAAGCAAATTTCGCGTGAACAAATTTTTAAAGTAGCGAAAGAATTTATAGATGCGAACACTTGGATTTTAGGTGCAGTTTCTGGTGGTGAAGAGTCGCAAATTCAAGAATTGAATCAAGAATTTTCTAAATTATTCGAAAAATAA
- a CDS encoding DUF2207 domain-containing protein, with amino-acid sequence MKSQNNRLQKITKITSLFLVAVLAFSFVSASFSHPAFARRRRRNSAAERRELERKNQNIKFPKFEGTYKFSANQNGDTDLEVTEQISASFILGNVNHGIERAIPKYYNGKTVFDGKADITMDGINVPYSTRPSNGNVVFRIGDSNQYVSGRHNYQIKYHLKNILRAGEGELKDRQLLIVNANGSQWQQQFGEVSGKVILDQSVKNDFKGVAKCFSGAYGSDTQCEKSSLNQENGEYTFSEKNVLSNQSVTFLMAFNNKFAQPTPNPLDVTTMIVAIVSMIAALVIVALAMIVFYKKNAIRKRNSLSKEAKTVVPQYLPPKIGVLDILDAGNLVKSNKKVTAAMLFFAVNGNILIEEEEKKNLFGKHKIYKIKLLNYRGLNSDMRELLECFFIDGEEVNLSKTMSSSIASSISSRIINDRFKDTDYYDQSEPAFNKRMRIVAYVIDALIFASFFFSDSTFSALSTVSKWHPYIFLSTLIAGVFSTLIIVVVSIKIPSRKGYEMKNYLMGLKLYISVAESERLKYLQSLEKSERFKDEFGGSRVKLYEKLLPWAALFGLEKSWAKVLEVEFANNDYQPSWYSGVNAFNAAVFADTLNSFSSAVNSYSAPSSGGAGGGGGFSGGGAGGGGGGGW; translated from the coding sequence ATGAAATCACAAAATAATCGTTTACAAAAAATTACCAAAATTACGTCACTATTTTTAGTGGCGGTTTTGGCATTTAGTTTTGTCTCGGCGAGTTTTTCTCACCCAGCTTTTGCGCGTCGCCGCAGAAGAAATAGCGCAGCTGAGCGAAGAGAACTCGAAAGAAAGAATCAAAACATTAAATTTCCGAAGTTCGAGGGGACTTATAAATTTAGCGCCAACCAAAATGGTGATACCGACCTTGAAGTAACCGAACAGATTTCTGCAAGTTTCATTCTTGGTAATGTTAATCACGGAATTGAACGTGCTATTCCAAAATACTATAACGGTAAAACTGTTTTTGACGGTAAGGCTGATATCACAATGGACGGTATAAATGTGCCGTATAGTACAAGACCAAGCAATGGTAATGTTGTTTTTCGAATTGGCGATTCTAACCAATATGTTTCCGGCCGACATAATTATCAAATAAAATACCATTTGAAAAATATTTTAAGAGCCGGGGAAGGCGAATTAAAGGATCGACAACTTCTAATCGTTAATGCAAATGGTTCGCAGTGGCAGCAGCAGTTTGGCGAAGTTTCTGGAAAAGTCATTCTTGATCAATCTGTTAAAAATGATTTTAAAGGGGTTGCGAAATGTTTTTCTGGTGCGTATGGGTCAGATACTCAATGTGAAAAATCGTCCCTAAACCAAGAAAATGGTGAATACACATTCTCTGAAAAGAATGTTTTAAGCAATCAAAGCGTAACATTCTTGATGGCTTTCAATAATAAATTTGCTCAGCCAACGCCTAATCCTTTAGATGTAACTACAATGATTGTAGCAATTGTTTCTATGATCGCCGCACTAGTGATTGTGGCCTTAGCTATGATTGTTTTCTATAAGAAAAATGCAATTCGAAAGCGAAACTCACTTTCGAAAGAGGCTAAAACAGTTGTTCCGCAATATTTACCACCAAAAATCGGAGTATTAGATATCCTTGATGCGGGCAACTTAGTTAAATCTAATAAGAAAGTCACCGCTGCGATGCTATTTTTTGCAGTCAATGGTAACATTTTGATTGAGGAAGAAGAGAAGAAAAATCTTTTCGGTAAACACAAGATTTACAAGATAAAGCTATTAAATTACAGAGGTTTAAACTCAGATATGCGCGAGCTTTTGGAATGTTTCTTTATCGATGGAGAAGAAGTTAACCTTTCGAAAACTATGAGCTCTTCTATAGCATCGAGTATTTCTTCAAGAATCATAAATGACAGGTTTAAAGATACAGATTATTACGACCAAAGCGAGCCAGCTTTCAATAAAAGAATGCGCATCGTTGCTTATGTTATTGACGCTTTGATTTTTGCATCGTTTTTCTTTAGCGATTCTACATTCTCGGCGCTTTCGACTGTTTCGAAGTGGCATCCGTATATCTTCCTTTCAACTTTGATTGCGGGCGTATTTTCGACATTAATTATAGTTGTTGTAAGTATTAAGATTCCATCTAGAAAAGGTTATGAAATGAAGAATTACCTTATGGGATTAAAGCTTTATATTTCAGTTGCTGAAAGCGAACGGCTTAAATATCTCCAAAGCCTTGAAAAATCTGAACGCTTCAAAGATGAATTTGGTGGTTCACGAGTTAAACTTTACGAAAAACTTTTACCTTGGGCTGCTTTGTTTGGTCTTGAAAAATCTTGGGCAAAGGTTCTTGAAGTTGAATTTGCGAACAATGACTATCAACCAAGCTGGTATTCTGGCGTGAATGCATTCAACGCAGCCGTTTTTGCAGATACGCTCAATAGCTTCAGCAGTGCCGTTAACAGCTATTCTGCGCCAAGCTCTGGTGGTGCCGGTGGCGGTGGCGGATTTTCTGGCGGCGGTGCCGGTGGCGGCGGTGGCGGTGGTTGGTAA
- a CDS encoding type IV secretion system protein, producing the protein MNNFWVGFKNKKGIFLAILALFTVATSVVDNRHQAYADDYQYSQEECAKGGFKYDGVELWSHAGAGCLVYTAEIKNGKVLRTDQVQTIGGPKDLVRLKPTYVLKDGGTCFKGYKKKNYEGINVCEISDKDSKSKDAGYPPGSSSKNTLDAKSCEKAGGFYNAVGDKKRCFLNNLKGELESFNNISSFPSKYLTKEDCAPGFVKSKDKQSKDFTVPLTTDGPGTVKDKKPTPVYTCAKKGTKAGDSVEECNKEENKDSEKCKNNPAGEDDGDGSDDKNSCAIEWVGWIMCPIINGANGMVVTTYSIMQKHFLNIKADEIFQQDKPAFKTWSSFRDIANVFFVIILSIIIFSQVSGVGISNYGIKKMLPKIIVFAILVNISWYVSVLMIDISNIVGHSLFEWLSNDGQWDYSSDSQTENNPIKQILGGTAVLGVGTAAGVTGAFAAGSSALLFLISAALALIMMVFILLIRQAAVIVLVVISPVAFVAGILPNTEGFFKKWMKFLKNMLMIYPICSLIVGGAIFVSNLLYSNESNPLLKVAYGLLPILSLFTIVAIIKSVLSIIDGLTGGNLRGTLDRMSGRINNGIKESSPIQHWKDAENRRTVGDISFRGHKLGNVISDDNKFGRYVKGMGLTRARRQYNYEQKRAAQEYDRDGAAIDKILSKENLTPEDYRELAARSNSRAAFEKSQTEGMTAVIARAISGNVNNLGGQLDKIDNVSDPNQKALLYGSAAQAATKAGLSAADQEVAMNNIVNRALSIKDDTQRQAAMTQIASRAGSDMKSANPAAAKAAMQDVSNSNNIKSVSDFAKEASTYAGASAQQMSSWSTMSSNNTADNKVVGAIKEAFKNGDQAQIAHAQNIGKIADQALKAHNEGKMFLTPAQERNFKDVSNTVKVNTPAPVSSQNVQTSVNYNTQSQYTYGAPAPTPKSVVGQYKSNKP; encoded by the coding sequence ATGAATAATTTTTGGGTTGGGTTTAAAAACAAAAAAGGGATCTTTTTAGCTATTTTAGCTTTGTTTACGGTGGCGACATCTGTAGTAGATAATCGCCACCAGGCTTATGCTGATGATTATCAATATAGCCAAGAAGAGTGTGCAAAGGGAGGATTTAAATACGACGGCGTAGAACTATGGTCACATGCTGGTGCTGGATGTCTTGTTTATACCGCTGAAATTAAAAATGGTAAAGTATTGCGAACTGACCAGGTTCAGACTATTGGTGGTCCTAAAGATTTAGTTAGGCTTAAGCCTACTTATGTCCTTAAAGATGGAGGTACCTGTTTTAAAGGATATAAGAAAAAAAACTATGAGGGTATAAATGTTTGTGAAATAAGTGATAAGGATAGTAAATCTAAGGATGCAGGCTATCCTCCAGGATCTAGCTCTAAAAATACTCTAGATGCCAAGAGCTGTGAGAAAGCAGGGGGGTTTTATAATGCGGTTGGTGATAAAAAAAGGTGTTTTTTAAATAATTTAAAAGGTGAACTAGAATCGTTTAATAATATCTCGTCTTTTCCTAGTAAATATCTAACAAAAGAAGATTGCGCACCTGGATTTGTAAAAAGTAAAGATAAACAATCTAAAGATTTCACGGTGCCTCTTACTACGGATGGACCGGGTACTGTAAAGGATAAGAAGCCAACCCCCGTCTATACTTGTGCTAAAAAAGGCACCAAAGCTGGTGACAGTGTAGAAGAATGTAATAAAGAAGAAAACAAAGATAGTGAAAAATGTAAAAATAATCCAGCTGGTGAAGACGATGGTGATGGCTCTGATGACAAAAACTCTTGTGCAATTGAATGGGTTGGTTGGATTATGTGTCCGATTATCAATGGTGCAAATGGTATGGTTGTTACTACTTATAGCATCATGCAGAAGCATTTTCTAAATATTAAGGCTGATGAAATCTTCCAACAAGACAAGCCGGCGTTCAAAACTTGGTCTAGTTTCCGTGATATTGCTAACGTATTTTTTGTAATAATATTGTCTATTATTATCTTCTCGCAAGTTTCGGGTGTGGGTATTTCAAATTATGGCATCAAGAAGATGTTGCCAAAAATTATTGTCTTTGCGATTTTAGTTAATATTTCATGGTATGTTTCTGTTTTGATGATTGATATCTCTAATATTGTAGGACATTCATTGTTTGAATGGCTTTCGAATGATGGTCAATGGGATTACTCGAGTGACTCTCAGACAGAGAATAACCCTATTAAGCAAATCTTGGGTGGTACTGCTGTTCTTGGTGTTGGTACTGCCGCAGGTGTTACAGGTGCTTTTGCTGCAGGGTCTTCAGCGTTGCTGTTTCTTATCTCGGCTGCACTTGCGTTGATTATGATGGTATTTATCTTGCTAATTCGACAGGCTGCTGTGATTGTGCTTGTAGTTATTTCACCAGTAGCTTTTGTTGCAGGTATTCTACCAAACACAGAAGGGTTCTTCAAAAAATGGATGAAGTTCCTTAAAAATATGTTAATGATTTACCCAATTTGTTCGCTAATTGTGGGTGGTGCAATATTTGTTTCAAACTTGCTTTATAGTAATGAAAGTAATCCGCTATTGAAGGTTGCCTATGGTTTACTGCCAATCCTTTCATTGTTTACAATTGTTGCTATAATCAAGAGTGTGCTTTCAATCATTGACGGCTTAACGGGCGGTAATCTACGTGGAACTCTTGACCGAATGTCTGGTAGAATAAATAATGGTATTAAAGAAAGTAGCCCTATACAGCATTGGAAAGATGCAGAAAATAGGCGTACTGTAGGTGATATTAGTTTTAGAGGGCATAAACTTGGTAATGTTATTAGTGACGATAATAAATTCGGCCGCTATGTTAAGGGGATGGGTCTAACTAGAGCTAGAAGGCAATATAATTATGAACAGAAAAGAGCTGCTCAGGAGTATGATAGGGATGGTGCGGCTATAGATAAGATTCTATCTAAAGAAAATCTAACACCAGAAGATTATCGAGAATTGGCGGCTAGATCAAATAGCAGGGCTGCATTCGAGAAGAGCCAGACTGAAGGTATGACAGCTGTAATAGCTAGAGCAATATCTGGTAATGTCAATAACCTCGGAGGGCAGTTAGATAAAATTGATAATGTATCTGATCCGAATCAGAAGGCGTTATTGTATGGTTCGGCTGCTCAAGCGGCTACAAAAGCTGGCTTAAGTGCTGCTGATCAGGAAGTAGCCATGAATAATATTGTCAATAGAGCTTTGAGTATCAAAGACGATACTCAAAGACAAGCGGCAATGACACAGATTGCTTCAAGAGCTGGTTCTGATATGAAGAGCGCTAACCCAGCTGCAGCTAAGGCTGCTATGCAAGATGTTTCAAATTCTAATAACATCAAGAGTGTTTCCGATTTCGCAAAAGAGGCTTCGACCTATGCTGGTGCTAGCGCCCAACAAATGTCTAGTTGGTCAACAATGTCAAGTAATAATACAGCAGATAATAAGGTTGTTGGTGCTATTAAGGAAGCCTTTAAAAATGGTGATCAAGCACAAATTGCTCATGCACAGAATATAGGTAAGATTGCCGATCAAGCGCTTAAAGCGCATAACGAAGGTAAGATGTTCTTAACACCTGCGCAGGAAAGAAACTTTAAGGATGTATCGAATACTGTTAAAGTAAATACTCCTGCACCTGTAAGCTCACAAAATGTGCAGACAAGTGTAAATTATAACACTCAGAGCCAATATACATATGGTGCTCCAGCGCCAACACCAAAATCGGTTGTAGGCCAGTATAAATCAAATAAACCATAG
- a CDS encoding CPBP family intramembrane metalloprotease, whose translation MKEKVILICSKIRKRNEKILSKKPLKIIFWAVLPILAYFVASYTSAVVIRLYLAIAFWGNDSGYQNATSSVITTSVYSILFFGLMFAIIYLVPVKLFGQKISRKEIALNGLITWQDLALALVGFILAMILSGIFLDIASHILPNFNKAQSQNLLFQRGTMIHPWQFLMAFISIVVITPFVEEVIFRGMIYGQLRKINIPLAIFLTSLLFGIVHFQLNVGITVFVMSVIMCLIREKITKTIWSGIVIHMIKNGIAFAILYIYTATQFLNL comes from the coding sequence ATGAAAGAAAAAGTTATTCTTATTTGCAGCAAAATTCGAAAACGAAACGAGAAAATTCTTTCGAAAAAACCTTTAAAAATCATTTTTTGGGCAGTTTTGCCGATTTTAGCTTATTTTGTAGCGAGTTATACTTCAGCGGTTGTGATTCGCCTATATTTAGCGATAGCCTTTTGGGGCAATGATTCGGGCTACCAAAACGCAACTTCTAGCGTGATTACAACATCTGTTTACTCGATTTTATTCTTTGGCTTAATGTTTGCGATAATTTATCTTGTGCCAGTTAAACTTTTCGGCCAAAAAATTTCTAGAAAAGAGATTGCTTTAAACGGGCTTATAACCTGGCAAGATTTAGCTTTAGCGTTGGTTGGATTTATTTTAGCTATGATATTGTCTGGAATTTTTCTCGACATAGCATCGCATATTCTACCAAATTTTAATAAAGCTCAATCTCAAAATTTATTGTTTCAGCGAGGAACGATGATTCACCCTTGGCAATTTTTGATGGCTTTTATTTCTATTGTTGTGATTACACCATTTGTTGAGGAAGTTATTTTTCGTGGTATGATTTACGGTCAACTTCGTAAAATAAATATTCCGCTAGCAATTTTTTTGACCAGTCTGTTGTTTGGAATTGTTCATTTTCAGTTAAATGTAGGAATAACTGTATTCGTAATGAGCGTAATTATGTGTTTGATTCGTGAAAAAATCACCAAAACGATTTGGTCGGGAATTGTGATTCATATGATTAAAAACGGAATTGCTTTTGCGATACTTTATATCTATACAGCAACTCAATTTCTCAACCTCTAA
- the greA gene encoding transcription elongation factor GreA has product MKQEFNITKLGKEELEAELELLISQRKEISEEVATARDFGDLRENSEYDAARKKQALAESRIMEIENILQNAVIIGGGKKDVVALGNQVSLKNLENGKEVKYTMVGAVEANPLEGKISNESPIGQQIMGKKLGEEVDITTPKGVIKYEITEIN; this is encoded by the coding sequence ATGAAACAAGAATTTAATATTACAAAATTAGGAAAAGAAGAACTTGAAGCTGAATTGGAGCTTCTAATTTCGCAACGAAAAGAAATTTCAGAAGAAGTTGCGACTGCGCGCGATTTTGGTGATTTGCGCGAAAACTCAGAATACGATGCTGCTCGAAAAAAACAAGCTTTGGCAGAATCTCGAATCATGGAGATTGAAAACATTTTGCAAAACGCTGTAATTATTGGTGGCGGCAAAAAAGATGTTGTAGCACTTGGTAATCAAGTTAGCCTTAAGAATCTCGAAAATGGCAAGGAAGTAAAATACACAATGGTTGGTGCTGTTGAAGCTAACCCCCTTGAGGGTAAAATTTCGAACGAATCACCAATTGGCCAACAAATTATGGGTAAAAAACTTGGAGAAGAAGTTGATATTACGACACCAAAAGGCGTAATTAAATACGAAATTACAGAGATTAACTAA
- the xseA gene encoding exodeoxyribonuclease VII large subunit, translating to MDFDEFEELLNSEIKKPQPHEVIYSVSDFIATSNDIFEKSFPSVLIEGEISSFKVNQNKFVFFDLKDEESVLGCFMTVWQLRFPLEDGMKVIAQVKPKLTNWGKFSLTVEKITPKGEGSLKKSLEILKEKLTREGLFDENRKRRIPQDLQKVAVISSTQAAGYADFIKIINERWGGLKIIVAHTQVQGMAASDQIIRAIDFLNSQSELPDVIAIIRGGGSADDLAVFNDEKLVRAVANSRVPIITGIGHEIDQSLCDLAADFAASTPSNVAQILTPNKFDEMRFLRSKILRTNDLLLSKIAELKKVNREKNQEIRNRILQNILDQKREIQAKKRILESYNPQNILAKGYALISGEIATGKEITIKTIDKTITAEVKNVNQN from the coding sequence ATGGATTTTGACGAATTTGAAGAGTTGTTAAATTCTGAGATAAAAAAACCTCAACCGCATGAGGTAATTTATAGTGTTTCAGATTTTATTGCAACTAGTAATGATATTTTCGAAAAGAGTTTTCCGAGTGTTTTAATTGAAGGTGAAATTTCAAGTTTTAAGGTGAATCAAAATAAGTTCGTTTTCTTCGATTTAAAAGATGAAGAATCGGTTCTTGGTTGCTTTATGACGGTTTGGCAATTACGTTTTCCACTCGAAGACGGCATGAAGGTTATTGCTCAGGTTAAGCCCAAATTAACAAACTGGGGAAAATTTAGTTTAACAGTTGAAAAAATTACGCCAAAAGGTGAGGGAAGTCTTAAAAAGTCTCTCGAAATCTTAAAAGAAAAATTAACGCGAGAAGGTTTGTTTGATGAAAATCGAAAGCGTAGAATTCCGCAAGATTTACAGAAAGTTGCGGTAATTTCGAGTACGCAAGCGGCCGGCTATGCGGATTTTATTAAAATTATCAATGAGCGTTGGGGTGGGTTAAAGATTATTGTGGCACACACTCAGGTTCAAGGTATGGCGGCTAGCGATCAAATTATTCGTGCGATAGATTTTTTAAATAGTCAAAGTGAGCTGCCTGATGTGATTGCGATTATTCGTGGTGGCGGTAGTGCAGATGATTTAGCGGTTTTTAATGATGAAAAACTGGTTCGTGCGGTTGCAAATTCTCGCGTACCGATTATTACTGGAATTGGCCACGAAATCGATCAAAGCCTTTGTGATTTAGCTGCAGATTTTGCTGCCTCAACACCAAGCAATGTGGCACAAATTTTAACACCAAACAAATTTGACGAAATGCGTTTTTTGCGTTCAAAAATTTTACGCACAAATGATTTGTTGCTTTCGAAAATAGCTGAACTTAAAAAGGTTAATAGAGAGAAAAATCAGGAAATTCGCAATAGAATTTTACAGAATATTCTTGACCAGAAAAGAGAGATTCAGGCTAAAAAACGAATTTTAGAAAGCTATAATCCGCAAAATATTTTGGCGAAAGGCTACGCACTGATTAGTGGGGAAATTGCAACTGGTAAAGAGATTACGATTAAAACAATAGATAAAACAATAACGGCGGAGGTGAAAAATGTCAATCAAAATTAG
- a CDS encoding M50 family metallopeptidase encodes MEVFNLIFGIIIGLISLTFLVALHELGHALAAKKNGVKLKEYAIGFPPRIKSFKAKTDKILPKGTKISIGAIPLGGFVRLQGEHDSDSKKGDYGAASFWGKTQILFAGVAMNWLVAFVIFTVLAISGMPKLLPNQFYLSSDAKISGGGVQVSAISKNSPAEKAGLNKNDTLLEFNGQKVENSTKIRQDLKNNAGKTVSLKISRNGKEISKSVKLNEKGNNGFLGAVLSDGMQKIHSTWSAPIVGLGTTVQFTGETFKGVGELFVNFFGGIFEKVIPNSDSQKNANTQLSKAGESVSGPVMVIGGIFPNIVSMGMDMILMLTAIISISLACMNVLPIPALDGGRWFMTFIFRVLLKKPLPKETEENINGWSFLALMGLSVLIIVLDFTKIFRG; translated from the coding sequence ATGGAGGTTTTTAATTTAATTTTTGGAATAATTATCGGTTTAATTTCGCTAACTTTTTTGGTGGCGCTTCATGAGCTTGGCCATGCGCTTGCGGCTAAGAAAAACGGTGTAAAACTTAAAGAATACGCAATTGGTTTTCCGCCAAGAATTAAAAGCTTTAAAGCTAAAACAGATAAAATTCTACCAAAAGGTACAAAAATTTCGATTGGTGCAATTCCGCTCGGTGGTTTTGTGCGACTTCAGGGTGAACACGACTCTGACTCAAAAAAGGGCGATTATGGTGCAGCAAGTTTTTGGGGTAAAACGCAGATTTTGTTTGCTGGTGTTGCTATGAACTGGCTAGTTGCATTTGTAATTTTTACAGTTTTAGCGATTTCTGGAATGCCAAAGCTACTTCCAAATCAATTTTATCTTTCTTCTGATGCAAAAATATCTGGCGGTGGTGTGCAAGTTTCTGCAATTTCAAAAAATTCTCCAGCAGAAAAAGCCGGGTTGAATAAAAATGACACACTTTTAGAGTTTAACGGTCAAAAGGTTGAAAACTCCACTAAAATTCGCCAAGATTTAAAAAATAACGCCGGTAAAACAGTTTCTTTAAAGATTAGTCGAAACGGTAAAGAAATTTCGAAAAGTGTAAAACTCAACGAAAAAGGCAATAATGGCTTTTTGGGTGCGGTTTTATCTGACGGAATGCAAAAGATTCACTCAACTTGGAGCGCTCCAATTGTTGGTTTAGGTACAACGGTTCAATTTACGGGTGAAACATTCAAAGGTGTTGGTGAGCTTTTTGTGAACTTTTTTGGTGGAATTTTCGAAAAGGTTATTCCAAATTCTGATTCTCAAAAGAACGCAAACACTCAGCTTTCGAAAGCAGGTGAGAGTGTTTCCGGACCAGTGATGGTTATTGGAGGAATTTTCCCAAACATTGTTTCGATGGGGATGGATATGATTTTAATGCTTACCGCTATTATTTCGATTAGCTTGGCCTGTATGAATGTTTTACCGATTCCAGCGTTAGATGGCGGTCGTTGGTTTATGACGTTTATTTTTCGAGTTTTGCTTAAAAAACCGCTACCAAAAGAAACTGAAGAAAATATTAACGGCTGGAGTTTTTTGGCTCTAATGGGGCTTTCGGTTTTAATTATCGTTCTTGACTTCACGAAAATCTTTAGAGGTTAA